The Primulina tabacum isolate GXHZ01 chromosome 7, ASM2559414v2, whole genome shotgun sequence genome includes a window with the following:
- the LOC142551396 gene encoding putative serine/threonine-protein kinase PIX13, translated as MGNCWPKPIDNQPSTVTPSTPVRNNDGKAKKNRSQKTHVSPPRGDRGGGVQLPASGKINTTPNLKMFTFAQLKSATRNFRPDTVLGEGGFGTVFKGWVDEKTYTPSRVGVGIPVAVKKSNPDSEQGLKEWQAEVKFLGKFSHPNLVKLVGYCWEEKQFLLVYEYMQKGCLASHLFRKGGGEPIPWDTRIKIAIGAARGAAFLHTTEKQVIYRDFKSANILLDEEFNAKLSDFGLAKLGPSDGNSHITTDIVGTFGYAAPEYMATGHLYVKSDVFGFGVVLLEIITGLQVIDLNRPNGRVNLVDWAKPMLGSKNKLKKLIDPRLSNEYPSKAAFQVSELILQCLEPDPKCRPDMKEVLEMLDRISTIRRKPKESKPKPTQSQWDVKDLPLPQWTPQNSHHGKGGARGGAAGTRVRRRSSEPKSY; from the exons ATGGGAAACTGCTGGCCGAAGCCTATCGATAATCAACCCAGCACCGTCACGCCATCTACTCCAG TACGTAATAATGATGGGAAGGCGAAGAAGAACCGGAGTCAGAAGACTCACGTGTCCCCGCCCCGTGGCGATCGCGGAGGCGGTGTGCAGCTGCCGGCGAGCGGGAAGATCAACACGACTCCGAACTTGAAGATGTTCACGTTCGCGCAACTGAAGAGCGCGACGAGAAATTTCCGGCCAGATACTGTGCTGGGGGAGGGCGGATTCGGTACGGTCTTCAAAGGGTGGGTGGACGAGAAAACCTACACGCCGTCGCGGGTCGGGGTTGGGATTCCTGTTGCTGTAAAAAAGTCCAACCCTGATAGCGAGCAAGGTCTCAAGGAATGGCag GCGGAGGTGAAATTCTTGGGAAAATTTAGCCATCCAAATCTGGTTAAGTTAGTGGGTTATTGTTGGGAAGAGAAGCAATTCCTCCTAGTGTACGAGTACATGCAAAAAGGATGCTTGGCAAGTCACCTCTTCAGAA AGGGAGGGGGTGAACCAATACCATGGGATACACGAATTAAAATAGCAATAGGAGCTGCTCGTGGGGCTGCTTTCCTACATACAACCGAGAAGCAAGTCATCTATCGCGACTTTAAGTCCGCGAATATTTTGCTCGACGAG GAGTTCAATGCAAAGCTTTCGGATTTTGGACTTGCTAAGTTGGGTCCGAGCGACGGAAACTCGCATATTACCACGGACATTGTTGGCACATTCGGCTATGCTGCTCCAGAGTATATGGCTACCG GTCACTTGTATGTGAAAAGTGATGTTTTTGGATTTGGGGTGGTGCTATTGGAGATCATCACGGGCCTTCAAGTGATAGATCTCAACCGGCCCAACGGGCGAGTGAATTTGGTGGACTGGGCTAAACCTATGTTGGGTAGCAAGAACAAGTTAAAGAAACTAATCGACCCTCGACTTAGTAACGAATACCCTTCGAAGGCCGCATTCCAGGTATCGGAACTTATTCTACAGTGTCTCGAGCCCGACCCAAAATGTAGGCCCGATATGAAGGAAGTCTTGGAGATGTTAGACCGGATCAGTACAATTCGAAGGAAGCCGAAGGAATCGAAACCCAAGCCGACGCAAAGCCAATGGGATGTAAAGGACCTCCCTCTCCCCCAATGGACTCCACAAAACTCCCACCACGGCAAAGGCGGCGCTAGAGGCGGTGCTGCCGGGACTCGGGTACGTCGAAGATCGAGTGAGCCCAAGAGTTACTAA